A single Crateriforma conspicua DNA region contains:
- a CDS encoding tetratricopeptide repeat protein: protein MRRSIHLVPSIVMALVLATVASEQIVVAQDDAADAASTDEQAMALYADAANFQTAGAVKLAIESWQAFLDRFPDHKMASGAAHYLGVCYMQQEKPDYQAAAKSFARALRDKTYDLREESLSNLGWCLYATAGPAPDWDQDKLRQAISVLGTLRKEFPESPFLDRADYYTAESYFGLGQTQKAIEYLDRLLSAADAKESPLRCEALYSRGIAYEGQRDFDKAIASYRQLIDVCEDSGLVADVHLRMGDIAILNGQFGDAIDSFQLAENQASADQDKAYAIYRHAFALAKSNQPGKAAELYERLIQEHGDSSYATAAILASAQSTYRSGNIDLASQRFERVLEKGNPTAATEAAHWLARIALSENDAKAAAEIARKQIARGIEGDFGTPLRLDLADALAADPTTIAQARDEFGAITTDNPKDPLAPRALYNAAFFSLQLGDVEQAIRQGEQFLDQYSEDELAADVRFVVAESLLRQGDVKQAAQRYEELINSQKDRDNPQRPLWVIRGAASMQSAGQAEAAIDMLRREVDRLPQSAQKAEASLMIGQALLATGKPSSAVAAFGKSLEYNDQWARSSEARLLRGVAFQADGKSDQAAQVWTELSADDSDPRMADQAIFKLGQLAANQGDHATAIAEFGKILDRRNDPNLLPYAQYAQARSFIADKQPERAESQLDAWTDAYPNHSLKADVLTSLASVKRLLGKDDQASELLQQAASSTASSMTSAAVLFESAMLDQENERYDDAIEKFLRIRSEHPNYAASDRVMFELAWSYKEADQTQQAESEFKNFLKQFPDSPLGVDAKYFLAQQAYQRDQWQVAADLYSQAAQAADDPEMSEKSLYRLGWAHFKDGDYADARDAFSRQADQHRGGAYLMDALMMIGECDFKRKDFDAALDSYTRARTRIENADESAQSLSQDDERQVRELILLHGGQCAAQLKRWDEALDWYQELRTRFPNTDYLSQVFYEIAFANQQKGDVDQALQFYGQVAQKYRNSVAARSRFMMGEIHFEAGRLDKAIEEFQRVMFGFGAEKASKGIKVWQAKSGYEAARCSERLMQQARTEQSKKRAKEIAVQFYRYVVEKHPTDEMAERAQQRLKTL, encoded by the coding sequence ATGCGCAGATCCATTCACCTTGTTCCGTCGATCGTCATGGCCTTGGTGCTGGCGACGGTGGCATCCGAACAAATCGTCGTGGCACAGGACGATGCTGCCGATGCCGCGTCGACCGATGAACAGGCGATGGCGTTGTATGCCGATGCGGCCAATTTTCAAACCGCCGGCGCGGTCAAGTTGGCGATCGAATCGTGGCAGGCTTTCTTGGACCGGTTTCCCGATCACAAGATGGCTTCGGGTGCGGCGCATTATCTGGGCGTCTGTTACATGCAACAGGAAAAGCCCGACTATCAGGCGGCAGCAAAATCGTTTGCCCGGGCCCTGCGGGACAAGACGTACGATTTGCGAGAGGAAAGTCTGTCCAACTTGGGGTGGTGTTTGTACGCGACCGCGGGCCCGGCGCCGGATTGGGATCAAGACAAGTTGCGGCAAGCGATCAGCGTTCTGGGGACGCTGCGAAAGGAGTTTCCCGAAAGCCCTTTCTTGGATCGTGCGGATTACTACACCGCGGAATCCTATTTCGGACTGGGGCAAACTCAAAAAGCGATCGAGTATTTGGATCGTCTGTTGTCGGCCGCAGACGCCAAGGAGTCGCCGCTCCGGTGCGAAGCTTTGTATTCACGTGGGATCGCTTACGAAGGTCAACGTGATTTTGACAAAGCGATCGCGTCCTATCGTCAATTGATCGATGTGTGTGAAGATTCGGGATTGGTCGCCGATGTCCATCTGCGAATGGGCGACATTGCCATTTTGAATGGACAGTTCGGCGATGCCATTGATTCGTTTCAGTTGGCCGAAAATCAGGCGTCCGCCGACCAGGACAAAGCTTACGCGATCTATCGGCACGCCTTTGCATTGGCAAAAAGCAACCAGCCGGGCAAGGCCGCTGAACTGTACGAACGACTGATCCAGGAACACGGCGACAGTTCCTATGCGACCGCTGCCATCCTGGCCTCGGCACAAAGCACCTACCGCAGCGGTAACATCGATCTGGCGTCGCAGCGTTTTGAACGTGTTTTGGAAAAGGGGAATCCTACAGCGGCAACCGAAGCGGCGCATTGGCTGGCGCGAATCGCTTTGTCCGAAAATGACGCCAAGGCTGCCGCGGAAATCGCCCGAAAACAGATCGCCCGAGGAATCGAGGGGGATTTTGGGACCCCATTGCGTCTGGATTTGGCCGATGCCCTTGCGGCTGACCCGACGACGATTGCTCAGGCACGCGACGAATTTGGCGCGATTACAACGGACAATCCAAAGGACCCCTTGGCCCCGCGTGCGTTGTACAACGCCGCGTTTTTTTCGTTGCAATTGGGGGACGTCGAACAGGCGATTCGCCAGGGTGAACAGTTTCTCGATCAGTATTCAGAAGACGAACTGGCCGCCGATGTCAGGTTTGTGGTGGCCGAATCGTTGCTGCGTCAGGGCGATGTCAAACAGGCTGCCCAGCGGTACGAAGAACTGATCAACAGCCAGAAAGATCGCGATAATCCTCAGCGGCCGTTGTGGGTGATCCGTGGGGCAGCATCGATGCAATCGGCCGGTCAAGCGGAGGCCGCGATTGACATGCTGCGACGCGAGGTCGACCGACTGCCCCAGTCGGCGCAAAAAGCGGAAGCTTCCTTGATGATCGGCCAAGCGTTGCTGGCGACCGGAAAGCCGTCCAGCGCCGTTGCCGCGTTTGGGAAAAGCTTGGAATACAACGATCAATGGGCGCGTTCGTCGGAAGCACGTTTGCTGCGTGGCGTGGCGTTTCAAGCGGACGGCAAGTCGGATCAGGCTGCCCAGGTGTGGACAGAACTTTCGGCAGACGACTCGGATCCGCGAATGGCGGATCAGGCGATTTTCAAACTCGGCCAGTTGGCGGCCAACCAAGGGGACCATGCAACCGCGATCGCTGAGTTCGGCAAGATCTTGGACCGAAGGAACGATCCAAATCTTTTGCCCTACGCACAGTACGCCCAGGCACGGTCCTTCATTGCCGACAAACAGCCCGAACGCGCCGAATCGCAATTGGATGCGTGGACCGACGCGTACCCGAATCATTCCTTAAAGGCGGACGTGTTGACTTCGCTGGCATCGGTGAAACGATTGCTGGGCAAGGACGACCAAGCGTCCGAACTGTTGCAACAGGCTGCTTCATCCACGGCGTCGTCGATGACATCGGCTGCGGTGTTGTTCGAATCGGCCATGTTGGACCAGGAAAACGAACGCTATGACGATGCGATTGAGAAGTTTCTGCGGATTCGGTCGGAGCATCCGAACTATGCGGCGTCCGATCGCGTGATGTTTGAACTGGCTTGGTCGTACAAGGAAGCGGATCAAACGCAGCAAGCGGAATCCGAGTTCAAGAATTTTCTGAAGCAGTTTCCTGACAGTCCGCTGGGAGTGGATGCAAAGTATTTCTTGGCCCAGCAGGCCTATCAGCGGGACCAATGGCAGGTCGCGGCGGACCTGTACAGCCAGGCTGCACAGGCGGCGGACGATCCGGAGATGTCCGAAAAGTCGCTGTATCGATTGGGTTGGGCACACTTCAAGGATGGGGATTATGCCGACGCACGCGATGCGTTTTCCCGTCAGGCCGATCAACATCGCGGCGGTGCGTATTTGATGGACGCGTTGATGATGATCGGTGAATGCGATTTCAAACGCAAAGATTTTGATGCGGCCCTGGACAGCTACACCCGTGCCCGAACCCGGATCGAAAACGCGGACGAATCAGCCCAATCTTTGTCCCAGGATGACGAACGACAGGTGCGGGAACTGATTCTGTTGCATGGCGGACAATGCGCAGCCCAGTTGAAACGCTGGGACGAAGCGTTGGATTGGTATCAGGAACTGCGGACACGATTTCCCAACACCGACTATCTGTCTCAGGTCTTCTACGAAATCGCATTCGCGAATCAGCAAAAAGGCGACGTGGATCAGGCGCTGCAGTTTTATGGACAGGTCGCCCAGAAGTACCGAAATTCAGTAGCCGCACGATCACGCTTTATGATGGGCGAGATTCATTTTGAAGCGGGGCGTTTGGACAAAGCCATCGAAGAATTTCAACGAGTCATGTTTGGTTTCGGTGCCGAGAAAGCATCAAAAGGAATCAAGGTTTGGCAGGCCAAAAGTGGGTACGAAGCCGCCCGGTGTAGCGAACGGTTGATGCAGCAGGCTCGCACCGAACAATCCAAAAAGCGGGCCAAAGAAATTGCGGTGCAGTTTTATCGCTATGTCGTAGAAAAACATCCGACGGACGAAATGGCCGAACGGGCCCAACAGCGTCTGAAAACCTTATAG
- a CDS encoding NAD-dependent epimerase/dehydratase family protein, with the protein MTTSLITGGSGFIGSHLAEHLLRRGDDVIVVDDLSTGCQNNLSGIMEHPRLDFIEGSIDDVALVAELLGRSDRVFHLAAAVGVALIAKEPIQTIERNVYPTQLILDRLGSMAQRGRQVPCFIASTSEVYGKNPKDTWSEEDDLVFGATTRPRWSYGVSKAIDEFLALAHVKQQGLPIVVGRFFNVVGPRQTGAYGMVLPRFVEAALAGRPLVVHDDGHQVRCFAHVDDIIQAVVKLIETPAASGRVYNIGSDQPVSILDLAKRVIERTNSSSEIQFQSYSDAYDQSFEDIRRRVPDLQRIHDAIGFRPTMNLNDIIDSVANQYASETP; encoded by the coding sequence ATGACCACATCACTGATTACCGGCGGATCGGGATTCATCGGATCACACTTGGCCGAACACCTGCTGCGGCGAGGTGATGACGTCATTGTCGTCGATGACTTGTCCACGGGTTGCCAGAACAACCTGAGCGGAATCATGGAACATCCGCGTCTGGATTTCATCGAAGGTAGCATCGACGACGTCGCCTTGGTCGCGGAGCTTTTGGGCCGTTCTGACCGCGTGTTTCACCTAGCCGCTGCGGTGGGCGTCGCCTTGATCGCCAAAGAGCCGATCCAAACGATCGAGCGAAATGTTTACCCGACACAATTGATCCTGGATCGGCTGGGCAGCATGGCCCAGCGTGGTCGCCAGGTCCCATGTTTCATCGCCAGCACAAGCGAAGTGTATGGCAAAAACCCCAAGGACACTTGGTCCGAAGAAGACGACCTGGTCTTTGGCGCGACCACTCGACCGCGATGGAGCTATGGCGTCAGCAAGGCGATTGATGAATTTCTGGCGCTGGCCCACGTCAAACAACAAGGCCTGCCGATCGTGGTCGGTCGTTTTTTCAACGTCGTGGGTCCACGCCAAACCGGCGCTTACGGCATGGTTCTGCCTCGGTTCGTCGAAGCCGCGCTGGCCGGCCGGCCGCTGGTTGTTCACGACGACGGTCACCAAGTCCGATGCTTCGCCCACGTCGACGACATCATCCAAGCCGTTGTGAAGTTGATCGAAACGCCGGCGGCAAGCGGTCGTGTGTACAACATCGGCAGCGACCAACCGGTGTCCATTCTGGATTTGGCCAAACGCGTCATCGAACGCACCAATTCGTCGTCGGAAATCCAATTTCAATCCTACAGTGATGCGTACGATCAATCCTTTGAAGACATCCGGCGGCGAGTCCCCGATCTGCAACGGATTCATGATGCGATCGGGTTTCGACCGACCATGAACCTGAACGACATCATCGATTCCGTTGCCAATCAATATGCATCCGAAACACCGTAA